Part of the Quercus lobata isolate SW786 chromosome 6, ValleyOak3.0 Primary Assembly, whole genome shotgun sequence genome, tgcatgcaCAAATATTCgtacatgttaaaatgaatTAGTGCAGAATTCATAAACAATATTACGTATCAACGAGGACAGCTAACAAGTaaccagaaggaaaaaggaaaaacaagatttcatatatacatgttcaaacgCTTTCCAATTATTAACAGATTAGAAAGTTTtcgaaataaaaagaaacaagttaatcgttaaaCTAAAAACGAATACAAAAGCCTAGCCaggatttctacttttttagttttgtgtcGGTCACGTCCTGGGAGGAAGGAACGGGATCAGCTTCGACGCCCTGGAGGATAGTCctttctggggaaggctgaacagggtcaGCATTGGTACTCTGGgggaccacagcaaggggaattGCCTGTGATGTCTGGGCAAGTGTGGCTGGCTCCTCAGCACTAGACACCTGAATGCTAACCACGGGCTCAGTaacctctttaggtgcctcagGATCCATATGCTGAGATATCtctatcacatcctgaagttctccCTCTTTAAGCGTTTTGCCAGAAGAACCGCTGACCTATAAGTCTTCCGACGGGGTGACCCCTTCCTTGGGTTGGTCATCCATAGTCACAGAGCTGGTCGAAGTGGCCTCGCGGATGGCAgtagggtagaatatgttctccgccttccacaaatcagatgaagcgtccaccccagctcgcttcaatgcctcttcccaaacctgggagcaataaaacctgcacACTCCAGGAATCTGGGCTTTAAGGATGGCTTGGGTTTCGGTCACCCCCGCATTATAACCGTCATCCTCGGCCGTTTCCTTggcaatctctgcctcatttctggcaaactcggcctccttcTTGGCCCTTAgggcttcatcacgggcatattctgccacCCCTTTGTCATGCTCGGCCGCGGCCAGCTACTTATTTAAACCCTCGATCAGATCTTTGGCTATTCGcaactgatcctcggcttcaagtacgcgctttgtttggtcctcggcctgtttttgggcgctagctaagcccgccgagacgttatccctctcacggatagttattgttaagtcagccttgactttggcaagttcatcCTCAGAGGCTTCGAGAGTCTTCGAGGCCGTTATGTGCTTCTTGCATTCGTTCTCGGCTGCCTTACTCTTGTtattcacctcttcctccattctataggttgcctggagagcctgaCAAGGGAGATGAGTGTGTATTTAGTGACAAACCAGTggcaagagttaataaaatgttaggtttcaagaaatcttaccatgcccaagtacctcttagtactgaggaagaccttctgcatcctcattctcctcagttcatccatgtcattagggagtaacatggttctccctaatgcgtccgccacgtagccaccctcgccatctccaaggtccctcatggatGCCGTTTCTAGTAGTGGActcccgtgaagcattggggcaagAAGCCAGGCACTCGGTAAGGACTGGGCCTCAATCtcctttcccttgccttgagaaGTTTGGACTTCAGTTTCTTTGCCCTTGCCCTGGTGTCCAATCTTCAGTTGTTTAGTGCGCGGAGCCTCATTCTTCGCcttagaaggttgggattttccctcgtcTGTGacttccttgcccttggggctcctctttctctttgaatcagCGCCTTCAGGTCGAGGAGGCCGATCTGGTTGGGAGGAAGCAGGAAGTTTTGGGCGGGTGGATTGTGGCTGTGACTTGGTGGAAGATGACCTAGTCTGGATAGTAGGGGGCCGAGGTGGTGGAGAAGGAGCATCGGGTTGTGGCGTTCCCTGTgtatccttcccaggttggccctcaaggagttggagaaggggggtcaGGGGTTTTCTCTTAAGTCCCATTTCGacttgagaagaggtgcctattgacgacaattccgcctcggacaaggctgggttacctatatcaccagaaggatcctcggattggtagactaggtcaaaaaccccaaatccttCCTCAGGCCGGTCTAGCTCGCCTTCGTCCTCTACTACTTGATGAGACGAAGAGGGGCCCACCGGTGGGATGTTCACAGGGATAGATGGTTCCTGGGAAATAAGGAATCCTGTCTCaaccacggtaatttttgggAGCCAAGGACGGCTggcgctgatcacgtgccttgcgtccgcaaatgacttctgaacaggGGGGTACCCTAATATCTTGTGAGCagctcggacttgaccatctcTGTTATTTACAAAAACTGCTGCTTGCAAAACGGTCTCCAAGTCCGCCCGGTTAACTAAATGAAAATGTCGTGTGTAGGCGTGTAGATCTACAAAAAGACAAACAcgtatgcatggttagttaccgaACAAACATTAGATTAGAATGGCGTAAAGGGTCATCCCCCTTCCATTcccagtaccccacctggttctccttctactatggggcacggatcgccatcgtgccattccccagagacGATAAAGAAATCCTTattcagtcccttgttggagttagggaggcactggattaatcgaaccctttcgtccctcgacttcatgtagtaggttttccccttcaatttttggaggttatagcaccagttcacgtcatggtgggtcagtcttaaccccatcttctcatttaaagcgtccacgcaacccagaatcctaaaaacgttaccggcgcactgggtgggggctaaacggaagtgtctgaggtaacccctcgtcactggccccatagggattctcatacctccctctacaaagacgaggacgggaattactaccgcgcccgtttccctcttatagtgccattcccccatcttacagtgcttcagacttacgttggggggaatcctataatcaatgatgaacttattcatcgcctcttcagtatcgactaatttcctcagtctcaGTTTAGTCATCTTTTTgatttactaaaacaaacccGACCCGCGACGAGAAAGgaaagggagccaaagagaaataaacccagaaaagaaaaagcacgagtaaatggaggtagggaacttacataagagaagaattacgcttcggacaggctttatgtgcttgagatagacttgaatttgggcggaagttca contains:
- the LOC115949957 gene encoding uncharacterized protein LOC115949957, yielding MGLKRKPLTPLLQLLEGQPGKDTQGTPQPDAPSPPPRPPTIQTRSSSTKSQPQSTRPKLPASSQPDRPPRPEGADSKRKRSPKGKEVTDEGKSQPSKAKNEAPRTKQLKIGHQGKGKETEVQTSQGKGKEIEAQSLPSAWLLAPMLHGSPLLETALQATYRMEEEVNNKSKAAENECKKHITASKTLEASEDELAKLAAAEHDKGVAEYARDEALRAKKEAEFARNEAEIAKETAEDDGYNAGVTETQAILKAQIPGVCRFYCSQDVIEISQHMDPEAPKEVTEPVVSIQVSSAEEPATLAQTSQAIPLAVVPQSTNADPVQPSPERTILQGVEADPVPSSQDVTDTKLKK